The Lacipirellula parvula genome window below encodes:
- a CDS encoding protein kinase domain-containing protein, with amino-acid sequence MSNDPQASADLTGREIGDYRILRRLGAGGMAEVYLAEQRSLGRQVAFKVLQPVLARDANYVARFQYEARAAAALVHANIVQIFEVGHVGGVHFIAQEYVRGRNLGEVLKRDAALNPRLVLDVLRQVTAALCKAAEAGIVHRDLKPENILLGNSGEVKVADFGLARMESTDAKTLTQVGVAMGTPLYMSPEQIEGRAVDARSDVYSLGITSYHLLAGTPPYNGETALAIALQHLNSSPRAIENVRADVPSGLARIIHRMIAKRPEQRHQNAAELLADLRKLAGEAAAQGWGEGLEDWPLADLIASADSRSRAAAELGRLMKEAAQLEPRRWRPSRALLVLFGAVALGLLGAFLFRTRGYLDGRRVANVERRDSAWAQLFQANIAPSEEAWRAVRRYFPGQDQYIYDLADVGLVRYYLFYSQSPDYRDALPVLVSLSQTSEAQSPNSSLRPFVYAGLCVVNQQLGRDDEALAAANELNGAMRDELRRTDARIYDMLRESLDELGQ; translated from the coding sequence ATGAGCAACGACCCCCAGGCCAGCGCTGATTTGACGGGTCGCGAGATCGGCGACTATCGAATCTTGCGGCGGCTCGGCGCGGGCGGCATGGCGGAGGTGTACCTGGCCGAGCAACGTTCGCTGGGCCGGCAAGTGGCGTTCAAAGTGTTGCAGCCAGTGCTGGCTCGCGATGCGAACTATGTCGCGCGGTTTCAGTACGAAGCTCGCGCGGCGGCGGCGCTCGTGCACGCGAACATCGTGCAGATCTTTGAAGTCGGGCACGTGGGCGGCGTGCACTTCATCGCCCAAGAGTATGTACGCGGCAGGAACTTGGGCGAGGTACTCAAGCGAGACGCAGCGCTCAACCCGCGGCTCGTGCTCGACGTGCTACGCCAAGTGACGGCGGCGCTCTGCAAAGCGGCCGAGGCGGGGATTGTCCACCGCGATCTGAAGCCGGAGAACATCTTGCTCGGCAACTCGGGCGAAGTGAAAGTCGCCGATTTCGGGCTGGCGCGGATGGAGAGCACCGACGCGAAGACGCTCACGCAAGTCGGTGTTGCGATGGGGACGCCCCTGTACATGAGCCCCGAGCAGATCGAGGGGCGGGCCGTCGATGCGCGGAGCGACGTCTATTCGCTAGGGATTACGAGCTACCATCTGCTCGCCGGAACGCCGCCGTATAACGGCGAGACGGCGCTGGCGATCGCGCTGCAGCACCTCAACTCGTCGCCGCGAGCGATCGAGAATGTGCGGGCCGACGTGCCGAGCGGGCTGGCGCGAATCATTCACCGCATGATCGCCAAGCGGCCGGAGCAGCGGCACCAAAATGCTGCGGAACTGCTGGCCGATTTGCGGAAATTGGCCGGCGAGGCTGCGGCCCAAGGCTGGGGCGAGGGGCTTGAAGATTGGCCGCTCGCCGATCTCATTGCCTCGGCCGATTCCCGCAGCCGCGCGGCCGCCGAGTTGGGACGGTTGATGAAAGAGGCCGCGCAACTCGAGCCGCGGCGTTGGCGGCCGAGTCGCGCGCTGCTCGTGTTGTTTGGCGCCGTCGCGCTGGGGCTCCTGGGCGCGTTTCTGTTCCGTACGCGGGGATATCTCGACGGCCGGCGGGTGGCGAACGTCGAGCGGCGCGATTCCGCTTGGGCCCAATTGTTCCAAGCGAACATCGCGCCGAGTGAAGAAGCGTGGCGGGCGGTGCGGCGTTATTTTCCCGGTCAGGATCAATATATCTACGATTTGGCCGACGTGGGGCTGGTGCGATATTACCTCTTCTATTCGCAGTCGCCCGACTATCGCGACGCGTTGCCGGTGTTGGTGTCGCTCTCGCAGACGAGCGAAGCGCAGTCGCCGAATTCGTCGCTGCGGCCATTCGTCTATGCGGGGCTGTGCGTCGTCAATCAGCAACTGGGGCGTGACGACGAAGCGCTCGCCGCGGCGAATGAATTGAATGGCGCCATGCGCGACGAACTACGGCGCACCGACGCCCGCATTTACGACATGCTGCGCGAGTCGCTGGACGAGCTGGGGCAGTAG
- a CDS encoding helix-turn-helix domain-containing protein yields MLPTVLILEIRRLLDAGGMSHRAIARKVGVSRTTVAEMARGRRGDFGRGPEERRAPIRHATSIPVRCPTCGGLVYAPCRLCEVREHQARILQFRRELLEPPRGPRRAA; encoded by the coding sequence ATGCTGCCTACCGTGCTGATTTTGGAAATCCGCCGCCTGCTTGATGCGGGAGGAATGTCCCATCGCGCCATCGCCCGCAAAGTCGGGGTGAGTCGCACGACGGTCGCGGAGATGGCTCGCGGCCGCCGCGGCGACTTTGGGCGCGGTCCGGAAGAACGGCGTGCGCCGATTCGGCACGCTACGTCGATTCCGGTCCGTTGCCCAACATGCGGAGGGCTCGTTTATGCGCCGTGCCGACTCTGCGAGGTGCGCGAGCATCAGGCGCGAATCTTGCAATTTCGGCGAGAGTTATTGGAACCGCCGCGCGGGCCGCGCCGCGCGGCGTGA
- a CDS encoding bifunctional 4-hydroxy-2-oxoglutarate aldolase/2-dehydro-3-deoxy-phosphogluconate aldolase produces the protein MADRLTTLQKLIDTGVIAVIRADSGDQLVNVCRALSAGGVQACEITMTTPGALDVIAQASRELGKSALVGAGSVLDAETARAAILAGARFLFSPILNLDVIAMAHRYDCVAVPGAMTPTEIATAWTAGADVVKVFPANHFGPQYLRDVHGPLPQVKLTPTGGVDLNTAADWIKAGAVAIGVGSSLVKKDLVNAGNWDGLSSLAKQYVDIVATARRG, from the coding sequence GTGGCTGATCGACTGACGACGCTTCAAAAACTCATCGACACCGGCGTCATCGCCGTCATCCGCGCTGACTCGGGCGATCAGTTGGTAAACGTCTGCCGCGCGCTTTCCGCCGGCGGCGTCCAGGCGTGCGAGATCACGATGACTACCCCCGGTGCACTCGACGTCATCGCCCAAGCGAGCCGCGAACTCGGCAAGTCGGCCCTCGTCGGCGCCGGCTCGGTGCTCGACGCCGAGACCGCCCGCGCGGCGATCCTCGCCGGGGCGCGGTTCCTCTTCTCGCCGATCTTGAACCTCGACGTCATCGCGATGGCCCACCGCTACGATTGCGTCGCCGTCCCCGGCGCCATGACGCCGACCGAAATCGCCACGGCCTGGACCGCCGGCGCCGACGTCGTGAAGGTTTTTCCGGCTAATCACTTCGGGCCGCAATACCTCCGCGACGTTCACGGGCCCCTCCCCCAAGTAAAACTCACCCCCACCGGCGGCGTCGATCTCAACACCGCCGCCGACTGGATCAAAGCGGGCGCTGTCGCGATCGGCGTCGGTTCGTCGCTCGTGAAGAAAGATCTCGTCAACGCCGGCAACTGGGACGGTCTGTCGTCGCTCGCGAAGCAGTACGTCGACATCGTCGCCACCGCTCGCCGCGGCTGA